One Corynebacterium efficiens YS-314 DNA segment encodes these proteins:
- a CDS encoding acetyl-CoA hydrolase/transferase family protein, translating to MSERIASAEFRSKVMSAEEAAQFVNNGDTVGMSGFTGAAYPKALPTAIANRAKEAHSKGDEYAINLLTGASTAPDCDGVLAEADAINYRMPYQSDPEMRNKINAGAMKYQDIHLSHSGLQVEQGFFGHLDVAIVEVCRITEDGHLVPSSGVGNNVEYLESAHKIIIEVNSWQSLELEGMADIYRVPHLPNRTPIPINNVNDRIGETFIRIDTNKVVAVVETDSPDRNSPFKPFDETSKQIAGNFLDFLEGEVRAGRLTYDGYIMQSGVGNVPNAVMAGLLDSKFENIKAYTEVVQDGMLDLIDAGKMTQASATSFALSPEYAEKMNREASTYRKSLVLRPLQISNSPEVIRRMGLIASNGMIEADIYGNVNSTHVAGTRIMNGIGGSGDFTRNAFVSSFISPSVAKGDAISAVVPFASHIDHTEHDAMVVITEYGYADLRGLAPRERAPKMISIAHPDYRPLLEEYFERAQQNKHQHTPHNLRDALSFHINLDETGSMKGNA from the coding sequence ATGTCTGAGAGAATCGCAAGCGCAGAATTCCGATCGAAGGTAATGTCCGCCGAGGAAGCCGCCCAGTTCGTCAACAACGGCGACACCGTGGGCATGTCCGGATTCACCGGCGCGGCCTACCCGAAGGCGCTGCCCACTGCCATCGCCAACCGCGCCAAGGAGGCACACTCCAAGGGTGATGAGTACGCCATCAACCTCCTGACCGGTGCCTCCACCGCACCGGACTGTGATGGTGTCCTGGCAGAGGCGGATGCGATCAACTACCGCATGCCGTACCAGTCCGATCCCGAGATGCGCAACAAGATCAACGCCGGCGCCATGAAGTACCAGGACATCCACCTGTCCCACTCGGGCCTGCAGGTGGAGCAGGGTTTCTTCGGTCATCTGGATGTCGCCATCGTCGAGGTCTGCCGCATCACCGAGGACGGCCACCTCGTGCCATCCTCCGGTGTGGGCAACAACGTGGAGTACCTGGAGTCCGCCCACAAGATCATCATCGAGGTCAACTCCTGGCAGTCCCTGGAGCTTGAGGGCATGGCCGATATCTACCGCGTCCCCCACCTGCCCAACCGCACCCCCATCCCGATCAACAACGTCAATGACCGCATCGGTGAGACCTTCATCCGCATCGATACCAACAAGGTCGTCGCCGTCGTTGAGACCGATTCCCCCGACCGCAACAGCCCCTTCAAGCCGTTCGACGAGACCTCCAAGCAGATCGCCGGCAATTTCCTCGACTTCCTCGAGGGGGAGGTCCGCGCCGGCCGCCTCACCTACGACGGTTACATCATGCAGTCCGGTGTGGGTAACGTCCCCAACGCCGTGATGGCCGGTCTGCTCGACTCGAAGTTCGAGAACATCAAGGCCTACACCGAGGTGGTCCAGGATGGCATGCTCGACCTCATCGATGCCGGCAAGATGACCCAGGCCTCCGCCACCTCCTTCGCGCTGTCCCCGGAGTACGCGGAGAAGATGAACCGTGAGGCCAGCACCTACCGCAAGAGCCTGGTGCTGCGCCCACTGCAGATCTCCAACAGCCCCGAGGTCATCCGCCGCATGGGTCTGATCGCCTCCAACGGCATGATCGAGGCCGATATCTACGGTAACGTCAACTCCACCCACGTGGCCGGTACCCGCATCATGAACGGCATCGGCGGTTCCGGTGACTTCACCCGTAACGCGTTCGTGTCCTCCTTCATCTCCCCGTCGGTGGCCAAGGGGGATGCGATCTCCGCGGTCGTTCCGTTCGCCTCCCACATTGACCACACCGAGCACGATGCCATGGTGGTCATCACCGAATATGGTTACGCCGACCTGCGTGGACTGGCCCCACGTGAGCGTGCGCCGAAGATGATCTCCATCGCGCACCCGGATTACCGTCCGCTGCTGGAGGAGTACTTCGAGCGTGCCCAGCAGAACAAGCACCAGCACACCCCGCACAACCTGCGCGATGCGCTGAGCTTCCACATCAACCTGGATGAGACCGGTTCGATGAAGGGCAACGCCTAA